GGCCGACGTCGACGCCGGGAAGATCGACGCCCGGGTGGTGAAGCTGCCGCTGCTGCGCAACCCGCGCGCCAAGATGCAGGGCATCCGCGACGGCTTCGTCAAGATCTTCTGCCGTCCGGGCACGGGCATCGTGGTCGGTGGTGTCGTCGTGGCGCCGCGCGCCTCGGAACTGATCCACCCCATCTCGATCGCGGTCGACAACAATCTGACAGTCGAACAGATCGCGAACGCCTTCACCGTCTACCCCTCCCTGTCGGGCTCGATCGCCGAGGTGGCGCGGCAGTTGCACACGCGGAAGATGAACGGCGAGGGCTGAGGCCGAAACCGTCTCCTCGCTGGTCACGGGGAGTGTTCGACCATTCGTACGGCATAGGCGGCGGGACTAGGCCCTATACCACTTCCCGCTGCTCGGTGCGAACATCTTCTGCTATTCAGCGCAAACTGCTGAAAGCAGACGGTCGCTGGCGTTACTGTCAGTTTCGTGTTCGCTGCAGAACGTCGCCAATTGATCCTCGAAATGGTGCGAGCGAACGGGGCCGTGTCGCTCCGTGAGCTCGCCCGCGTCGTCCAGACCTCCGAAGTGACCGTACGGCGGGACGTGCGCGCGCTGGAGGCAGAAGGACTCCTCGACCGCCGGCACGGCGGTGCGGTACTGCCGGGCGGTTTCACGCGGGAGTCCGGCTTTCCGCAGAAGTCTCATCTCGCGACCGCCGAGAAGACCGCCATCGCCGACCTCGCCGCGAATCTCGTGGAAGAGGGAGAGGCGATCGTGGTCGGGGCGGGTACGACGACCCAGGAGCTGGCCCGCCGGCTCGCCCGGGTGCCCGGCCTGACCGTCGTCACCAACTCACTGCTGGTGGCGCAGGCGCTGGCCCACGCCAACCGGGTCGAGGTCGTGATGACCGGCGGTACGCTCCGCGGTTCGAACTACGCCCTCGTCGGCAGCGGTGCCGAGCAGTCCCTGCACGGGCTGCGGGTGTCCCGGGCGTTCCTGTCCGGGAGCGGGCTGACCGCCGAGCGGGGGCTGTCCACGTCCAACATGCTGTCGGCGTCGGTCGACCGGGCGTTGGTGCAGGCCGCCGCGGAGGTGGTGGTCCTCGCGGACCACACCAAGCTCGGGACGGACACGATGTTCCAGACCGTGCCGACGGATCTCATCACGCGCCTCGTGACGGACGAGCCGCCCGCGCACGACGACCGTGCGGCCACGGAGCTCCAGGCACTCGCCGACCAGGGCGTGCAGATCGCCGTGGCCGGGGGGCAGGGGGGTTCCGCGGGGTCTTCGGGCCCCGGGGGTGATGCCGTCCCGGCGCGACAGCAGCGTCGGGATGTGCCGTTGCCCGGGCCTCGGCGGCAGGTGCCGGGGGGTGGGGGCGGGTTGCGGTCCACCTCGATGCTGGGGGAACAGGGGCCGGGGGCTGAGCGGGCTCGGGTGGCGGATCTGCGGCGGCGGTGACGGCCGGCGGTGTTGAGCCGCTGCGGGGCGCCAGGTGCTCGGCGTTGTCGGCCTGGCCGGGGCGTTGCGCAGCCCGGCGCCGCGGGGCGCCTTCCCCAAGCTCTCGGCTTCGCTCGAGCAGGGGGGACCCCCACGCCCACCCGTGCCGCCCCAGCGGCACGACTGCCCGCAGCTGAGGGGTGTGTGTGCCCGCAGCTGAGCGGCGCGGCCCCCGGGAGGGCCGCGCCGTAGGCGTTGCGGGCCGCTGGCCTCAGTCCTTGATCTCGCAGATCACCGCGCCCGAGGTCACCGACGCGCCGATCTCGGCGGACAGGGCCTTGATCGTGCCGGACTTGTGGGCGTTGAGGGGCTGTTCCATCTTCATGGCTTCCAGGACGACGACCAGGTCGCCTTCCTTGACTTCCTGGCCCTCCTCGACCGCGACCTTGACGATCGTGCCCTGCATGGGGGAGGCGAGGGTGTCGCCGGAGGCGACGGGGCCCGACTTCTTCGCCGCGCGGCGCTTCGGCTTGGCGCCCGCCGCCAGTCCCGTACGGGCCAGGGACATGCCCAGCGAGGACGGCAGGGAGACCTCCAGCCGCTTGCCGCCGACCTCGACGACGACCGTCTCGCGGCCCGGCTCCTCGTCCGTCTCGGCGTCGGCCGGCGCGGCGAACGGCTTGATCTCGTTGACGAACTCCGTCTCGATCCACCGGGTGTGGACCGTGAACGGGTCGGACGAGCCGGTGAGCTCCGGCGCGAAGGCGGGGTCCTTCACCACCGCGCGGTGGAACGGGATCGCCGTGGCCATGCCCTCGACCTGGAACTCCTCCAGCGCCCGCGCGGCCCGCTCCAGGGCCTCCTTGCGGGTGCGGCCGGTGACGATCAGCTTGGCCAGCAGCGAGTCCCACGCCGGGCCGATCACGCTGCCGGACTCCACGCCCGCGTCCAGGCGCACGCCCGGGCCGGACGGCGGGGCGAACGTGGTGACCGTGCCGGGCGCCGGGAGGAAGTTGCGGCCCGGGTCCTCGCCGTTGATGCGGAACTCGAAGGAGTGACCGCGCAGGACCGGGTCGTCGTAGCCCAGTTCCTCGCCGTCGGCGATGCGGAACATCTCGCGCACCAGGTCGATGCCGGCGACCTCCTCGGTGACCGGGTGCTCCACCTGCAGGCGGGTGTTGACCTCCAGGAAGGAGATCGTGCCGTCGAGGCCGACGAGGAACTCGACCGTGCCGGCGCCGACGTAGCCGGCCTCCTTCAGGATGGCCTTCGACGCGCGGTACAGCTCGGCGACCTGCTGCTCGGACAGGAACGGTGCGGGCGCCTCCTCGACCAGCTTCTGGTGGCGGCGCTGCAGCGAGCAGTCGCGGGTGGAGACGACCACGACGTTGCCGTGGGTGTCGGCCAGGCACTGCGTCTCCACGTGGCGCGGCTTGTCCAGGTAGCGCTCGACGAAGCACTCGCCCCGGCCGAACGCGGCGACGGCCTCACGGACCGCCGAGTCGTACAGCTCGGGGACTTCCTCGAGGGTGCGGGCGACCTTCAGGCCGCGGCCGCCGCCGCCGAAGGCGGCCTTGATGGCGATCGGCAGCCCGTGCTCCTCGGCGAAGGCGACGACCTCCTCCGCACCCGAGACCGGGTCGGGCGTGCCCGCCACCAGCGGGGCGCCGGCGCGCTGCGCGATGTGCCGGGCGGCGACCTTGTCACCGAGGTCGCGGATCGCCTGCGGGGGCGGGCCGATCCAGATCAGGCCCGCGTCCAGGACCGCCTGGGCGAAGTCGGCGTTCTCGGAGAGGAAGCCGTAGCCGGGGTGGATCGCGTCCGCGCCCGACTCCCGCGCGGCCTTCAGCACCTTCTCGATGTCGAGGTAGCTGGTGCCCGGGGTGTCACCGCCCAGGGCGAACGCCTCATCCGCGGCGCGGACATGCAGAGCGTCCCGGTCCGGGTCGGCGTAGACGGCCACGCTCGCGATCCCGGCGTCCCGGCAGGCCCGGGCCACGCGGACAGCGATTTCGCCACGGTTGGCGATGAGCACCTTGCGCACGATTGAGGCTCCCTCCTTGAAACAAGCCGAGTTTAGGGACTGCCGACACGGCACTTCGACCCGTCCCCAGTGGTGAGCTTGCCCACACGGAGCGTGATGCGAGGCTCGCTCGACCCGCAAAATCCCTTGTCGCACCGCGATACGCAGTACTCCTCCGGGAAACCCTAGCCCTCCCCTGTGGGGAAGGTCTCTGTCATCACGTGCTGCGGGCCACTCTGTTTCTTTGTGGAGTCCCTACGAATGGCCCAATGATTCTTTGCCCGCCACGGGACCCTTGTCCCCGGGTTTACCGGTTAGTAGCGTTCGCGATGTCTTCGGAGGGAAGAGGGTGGGCGCGGTGATGCGCAGGCCGGTGGCGTGGGTCGTGGCGGTGGTGCTGTTCGCCGAGGCGTTCGGCATCGCGGGGCTCAACTGGTTCCTGGGGGTCGTCGTCGACCGGCAGGACATGTCCCTGGCCGGGCTCGACCCGCACATGATGTCGGTGTCGTCGAAGATCGGCGGGATCGCCTTCGGCCTCTACTTCGCGCTGTGCGGCTTGGTCGCCCTGCTCGTGGCGCTGCGGGACCGGCCCCCGGCGGGCTTCGGGCGCGTGCTGCTGATCAGCGCGGCGGTCGTGCACGGCATCCTGGGCGCCTTCACCTGGGGGCTCGTCGGCTGGCCCGCGTTCCTGTTCATGGTGCTGGTGCTCGCCCTGATCGTGCTGCTGCTGATGACGTACGACCGTCCGGCCGAGCCCGCCGACGCCGTGCCCGAGGGCGGGGAGGGCGGCGGCGGGTCCCCGGTCACTTCTCCGCCGGCGCCCACAACTCCGTGATGCCGATGCCCAGTTGGGCGAGCAGCCGGCGGACGAGGGGCAGGCTGATGCCGATGACGTTGCCGTGGTCGCCGTCGATGCCGTCGATGAACGGGGCCGAGCGGCCGTCCAGGGTGAACGCGCCGGCGACGTAGAGGGGTTCGCCGGAGGCGACGTAGGCGGCGATCTCCTCGTCGGTGGGTTCACCGAAGTGGACGATCGTGGACGCGGTGGCGGAGACGTAGCGGCCGCTGAGCGTGTCGTAGACGCAGTGGCCCGTCTGGAGGGTGCCGGCCCGGCCGCGCATCGCCTTCCAGCGGGCGGTGGCCTCCTCGGCGTCCGCGGGCTTGCCGAGGGCCTGGCCGTCCAGGTCGAGCACCGAGTCGCAGCCGATCACGATGGCGCCCTTGACCTCCGGCCGGGCCGCCACGACGGAGGCCTTCGCCTCGGCGAGGGCGAGCGCCAGCTCGGCGGGGGTGGGGGCGGTGACGGCGTCCTCGTCGACGCCGCTCACGATCACCTCGGGGTCGAGGCCGGCCTGGCGGAGCAGGCCGAGCCGGGCGGGGGACTGGGAGGCGAGGACGAGTCGGCGGCGCGGCTGATCTGTCATGCGTTCAGCGTATCGGCGCAGCCGCCGCGGGCTCACCTCATGCCGATCACGAGCATCGCCAGCACCATGGCCAGGGCCAGGAGAACACTCAGCCGCCGCAGCATGCCCTGCATGTCACGCAGTTCTTCGGGCGGTTCGTTCTCGGGGTCGGACCACAGCATGCCACCAGCGTGCGGCCTGGCAGGGCGGGGCGCCTGAGTAGAGGTACTCAAATCGGCGCCCCGCGTTGTTCCGCCGTGGGCGGTTTCCCGCGCCCCATGGGCGAGAGCCTTAGGCCGGCCAGTAGGTGCGGCCCCATGCCGTCGGGCCCGGCTGGGGCAGGCGGTGGGTTGCGATGCGGGACGGGTCGGACCAGGAGTCGCGAGGGGTCGGCGCGCCGGGCGGCGTCGCCGCTGCCGCCGCGGCGCGCGCCCTGACCACCGCCAGGGCGGCGGCCAGCTCCTCGGGGGTCGGGTTGCCCCGTACGACCTTGATCGTCATGTGGGCTCCTGGTGGTTAGAGGGGGATGTTGCCGTGCTTCTTCGGAGGCAGGGATTCCCGCTTCGTGCGCAGTTGACGCAGGCCCCGCACGACGTGCCGGCGGGTGTCGGACGGCAGGATCACCGCGTCGACGTAGCCGCGCTCGGCCGCGACGTAGGGGTTGAGCAGGGTGTCCTCGTACTCCTGGATCAGCCGGGCCCGGACCGCCTCCAGGTCCTCCCCGGCGGCCTCGGCCTCGGCCAGGGTGCGGCGGTGCAGGATGTTGACCGCGCCCTGGGCGCCCATGACGGCGATCTGGGCGGTGGGCCAGGCCAGGTTGAGGTCCGCGCCGAGGTGCTTGGAGCCCATGACGTCGTAGGCGCCGCCGAAGGCCTTGCGGGTGATGACCGTGATGAGCGGGACGGTCGCCTCGGCGTAGGCGTAGATCAGCTTGGCGCCGCGGCGGATGATGCCGTCGTGCTCCTGGTCGACGCCGGGCAGGAAGCCGGGGACGTCGACGAAGGTGAGCACCGGCACGTTGAAGGCGTCGCAGGTCCGCACGAAGCGGGCCGCCTTCTCGCTGGCCTTGATGTCCAGGCAGCCGGCGAACTGCATCGGCTGGTTGGCGACGATGCCGACCGGCCGGCCCTCGACCCGGCCGAAGCCGGTGACGATGTTCGGCGCGTACAGCGGCTGCGTCTCGAAGAACTCGGCGTCGTCCAGGACGTGCTCGATCACCGCGTGCATGTCGTACGGCTGGTTCGCGCTGTCCGGGACGATCGTGTCCAGCTCGCGGTCCTCGTCCGTGACCTCCAGGTCGGCCTCCTCGGGGAAGGCCGGCGGCTCGGAGAGGTTGTTGGACGGCAGGTACGACAGCAGTTGCTTGATGTACTCGATCGCGTCCTTCTCGTCGCCCGCCATGTGGTGGGCCACGCCGGAGGTCGCGTTGTGGGTGCGGGCGCCGCCCAGCTCCTCGAAGCCGACGTCCTCGCCGGTGACGGTCTTGATGACGTCGGGGCCGGTGATGAACATGTGCGAGGTCTGGTCGACCATGACCGTGAAGTCGGTGATGGCCGGGGAGTAGACCGCGCCGCCCGCGCACGGCCCGACGACCAGGCTGATCTGCGGGATGACGCCGGAGGCGTGGGTGTTGCGGCGGAAGATCTCGCCGTAGGCGCCGAGGGAGGCCACGCCCTCCTGGATGCGGGCGCCGCCGGAGTCGTTGATGCCGATGACCGGGCAGCCGGTCTTCAGCGCGAAGTCCATGACCTTGACGATCTTCTGCCCGTAGACCTCGCCCAGCGCGCCGCCGAAGACGGTGAAGTCCTGCGAGAACACGGCGACCGGGCGGCCGTCGACGGTGCCGTACCCGGTGACGACGCCGTCGCCGTAGGGGCGGTTCTTGTCGAGGCCGAAGTGGGTGGAGCGGTGCCGGGCGAACTCGTCGAGCTCGACGAACGAGCCCTCGTCGAGCAGGAGCTCGATCCGCTCACGGGCCGTCAGCTTGCCCTTGGCGTGCTGCTTCTCGACGGCGCGTGCGGAGCCGGCGTGCGTCGCCTCATCGATGCGGCGCTTGAGATCCGCGAGTTTGCCCGCGGTCGTGTGAATGTCAGGCTGCTGCTGCTCTTCCGGCTCGGACATCGGGATGCGGCTCCCTGCCTGCTCAAAAGGGGGGACGGTTACTCATCCGTAGAGTAGTGGGGGCCCTCCGTATCGGCAGTGCGGCGTTTACCACACCTAGGGTGGCTTGCATGACGCCGCGAGATGCATCAGAGCCGAACGGAAGCCGCTGGTCCGACCTGGACCGGCCGCCCCTCAACGTCACCGCCCTGCGCCGGGGACTGGTGCGGGAGGGAGGGCTGTGGTCGGAGGTGGAGGTGGTCCAGCGCACCGGCTCCACCAACTCCGATCTGGTGGCCCGGGCGGCCGAGGGCAAGGCCGTCGAGGGAGCGGTGCTCGTCGCCGAGGAGCAGACGGCCGGGCGGGGGCGCCTCGACCGGCAGTGGACCGCGCCGCCGCGCTCCGGCCTCTTCTTCTCCGTGCTGCTCACGCCGGGTGAGGTGCCGGTGGCGCGGTGGGGGTGGCTGCCGCTGCTCACGGGTGTCGCGGTGGCGACGGGGCTGGCGCGTGCGGCGGGTGTCGACACGGCGCTGAAGTGGCCGAACGACCTGCTGGTCACCGTGGGGGGAGAGGAACGCAAGGCCGGGGGGATCCTCGCCGAGCGGGCCGGTGACGACGGGGTCGTGATCGGGGTCGGCATCAACGTCTCGCTCAAGGCGGACGAGCTGCCCGTGCCGACGGCGGGGTCGCTGGGGCTGGCCGGGGCCGTGAGCACGGACCGGGATCCGTTGCTGCGGGGTGTGCTGCGTTCTCTGGAGGAGTGGTACGGGAAGTGGCGTGCGGCGGGGGGTGACCCGGGGGTGAGCGGGTTGCAGGAGGCGTATGCGGCGGGGTGCGCGACGCTCGGGAGGGTGGTGCGGGCGGAGCTGCCGGGGGATCGGGCGGTCGTGGGGGAGGCCGTTGCGGTGGACGGGGACGGGCGGTTGGTGCTGGCCACGGGCGAGGGGGTGCAGGAGCCGGTCGGGGCGGGGGACATCGTTCACTTGCGGCCCGCTTGAGCCCGGGCCGGGTGTCTCACCCGTCGGCAGAACCAACGGAGTGAGCTGGCGCACACCTGCCGTAGAGTTGAGGCCGGTCGATACATGACCGTGACAGATCGGAAGGGCAGCACGCGTGACCGTCGACGACTCGGGCTCCGGCACGGACGCGCAGGGCGCCGACCCCGGCGAGGATCCGCTCGCCCTGCGGCTGGAACAGCTCATCCTGGGCGCCGAGCGCCGCTACACCCCGTTCCAGGCGGCCCGCAGCGCCGGCGTCTCCATGGAACTCGCCTCCCGCTTCTGGCGGGCGATGGGCTTCGCCGACATCGGGCAGGCCAAGGCCCTCACGGAGGCGGACGTCCTCGCCCTGCGGCGCCTGGCCGGTCTCGTCGAGGCCGGGCTGCTGAGCGAGGCGATGGCCGTCCAGGTGGCCCGGTCCACCGGGCAGACCACCGCGCGGCTCGCCGAGTGGCAGATCGACTCCTTCCTCGAGGGCCTGACCGAGCCGCCGGAACCGGGCATGACCCGCACCGAGGTCACGTACCCGATCGTCGAGCTGCTCCTGCCCGAGCTGGAGGAGTTCCTGGTCTACGTCTGGCGCCGCCAGCTCGCGGCCTCGGCCGGACGGGTCGTGCAGGCCGCCGACGACGAGGAGATGGTCGACCGGCGGCTGGCCGTCGGCTTCGCCGACCTGGTCGGGTTCACGCGGCTGACCCGGCGGATGGAGGAGGAGGAGCTCGGCGAGCTGGTCGAGGCCTTCGAGACCACGGCCGCCGACCTGGTGGCCGCGAACGGCGGACGGCTGATCAAGACCCTCGGCGACGAGGTGCTGTACGCCGCCGACGACGCCGGCACGGCCGCCGAGATCGCCCTGCGGCTGATCGAGACCATGGCGCACGACGAGACGATGCCGGAGCTGCGCGTCGGCATGGCGTTCGGCACGGTGACCACCCGTATGGGTGATGTCTTCGGTACGACCGTGAACCTGGCCTCCCGGCTCACCTCGATAGCTCCGAAGGACGCCGTCCTCGTCGACACGGCCTTCGCCGAGGAGCTGATCCGCACGCAGGACGCCCCGGCCTCGGAGGCGGAGGCGGCCGAGGAGGCCGCGGCGGCGGAGAAGGAGGGCGAGGACCCGCCCGTGTACCGGTTCGCGCTGCAGCCGATGTGGCAGCGGCCCGTGCGTGGGCTCGGCGTCGTGGAGCCGTGGCTGCTCACGCGGCGGGACGGGCGGTCGTAAGGGCCCCGCTCAGTCGCGGTCGCCCGGTGTGTCCACGCACAGGCCGATGACCGGCACGCACAGGCCCGGGTCCTGCGGCTGCTTCGGGGCGCCGGGCTCGGGGGCCGGGGCGGGTGCGGTCCGGCTCGGCGCCGGGGTCGGGGCCGGGCGCGGGGTGTCCGCCGTGGGGGCCGGCGCCGGGGCGTTCGGGGTGTCGGGGAGGGACGTGGCGCTGGGCGCGGCGGCCCTGGGCGTCCGGTCCGTCCGGCGGGCGTCGGTCGTGGTGGCCGGGGCGCGGGAGGCGGCCGGTCCGGCGGCGGCCGGTGACGGGGTCAGGCCGCCCAGGGCGGCGGGTGACGACGGGCCGGCCTCGGGGGCGGCCGGGAAGCTCGCCGCGGTGTCGGCGGTCTCGTCCGTGCCGGTGGGGACCGGGTCCGGGCGCGGCTCGGCCTCGACGGTGCCGACGCTGTCGGTGCCCGGCCCTGAGACCAGGCGTACGAGGCTCAGGGCACCCGCGGCCAGGGCGAGGCCGCCGGCGGCGAGCAGGACCTTGCGGGGACGGGGCTTGCGGTGCCGGCCGCGGACGCGGGGGGCGAAGGAATCGGGTTCCGCCGGGGCCGGTTCGCCGGGCCTGGCCGGCTCCGGTCGGCGGGGTGCCGTGGCGGCCCCGGTGTTCCGTCGCGGCGTCGCCGGCGTGTTCGTCGTCATCACGGTCCCTCCCGATGCGCACGCGCCCCCAGTGCGCCGTGGCTGACGCACGGTATGCGCTCCGATGGGCGGTCGGGCCCGAGTTGGGGGGATGTCACTCGAACGGGTGGGCGGGCGGTGGGCGCGGGAACCGGACGCGTCCGCTCTTTCGCGGGTGGGGTGCGGCTGCGATGATCGGAACGGCGATGTTGTTAACCCGCGTTAACCGGAGGGTGTCATGAGTGAGGAACGGTTCGGGGAGTTCGTGCTGGTGCGGCGGCATGAGCAGGGGCATGTCGCGGAGCTCGTCCTCGACCGGCCCAAGGCCATGAACGCCGTGTCGACGGAGATGGCGCGGTGTGTGGCCGGGGCGTGCGCGGCGCTGGGGGAGGACCGGGACGTACGGGTGGTGGTGCTGACCTCGACGCATGAGCGGGCGTTCTGCGTCGGGGCCGATCTGAAGGAGCGCAACTCGTTCAGCGACGCGGAGCTGCTGCGGCAGCGGCCGGTGACGCGGGGGGCGTACACCGGGGTGCTGGAGCTGCCGGTGCCGACGGTGGCGGCGGTGCACGGGTTCGCGCTGGGCGGCGGGTTCGAGCTGGCGCTGGCCTGTGACGTGATCGTGGCGGACCGTACGGCGGTGGTGGGCCTGCCGGAGGTGTCGGTGGGGGTGATCCCCGGGGGTGGCGGTACGCAGTTGCTGCCGCGGCGGGTGGGAGCGGCCCGGGCCGCTGAGCTGATCTTCTCGGCGCGGCGGGTGGAGGCCGTGGAGGCGGGCGAGTTGGGGCTGGTCGACCAGGTGGTGGAGGCCGGGCGGGACCGGGAGGAGGCGTTGGCGCTGGCGGCGCGGATCGCCGGGAACTCGCCGGTGGGGTTGCGGGCGGCGAAGCGGGCGTTGCGGCTCGGGCAGGGGCTGGATCTGCGGGCCGGGCTGGAGGTGGAGGACGCGGCGTGGCGGGCGGTGGCGTTCTCCGGGGACCGGGCGGAGGGGGTTGCGGCGTTCAACGAGAAGCGGAGGCCGGAGTGGCCGGGCGAGTGAGCTGAGGGTTCGTGGTCAGGTGCTCGGCGGGGGTGCTGGGGCCGGGTGGGTCCGCGGCCCGGCGGGGCGGGGTGCCTCCCCCAAGCTCCCGGCTTCGCTCGAGCAGGGGGGACCACCGCGCCCACCCGTGCCGCCCATGGGGGTACCTCCCAGGCCCTTGGGGCGCTGGGGGAGGCACGATGGCCCGCGGCTGAGTCCGTCCTCGAATCACGTCCTCGTTCGCGTCGTAAACAGGTCAGTCTGGCTGGAAACTCCCTAGCCTGGAGTGATGGGTGAGGACAGACGGCTCGCGGCCGTCGTCGCGTTGGCTCAGGGGATGGCGGCGGCGCACGGGTCGCGTGAGGCGTGGCGGGCCGCGGCTGCCGGGGCCTGCCGGGCGCTGGGCGGGAGCTTCGCCGCGCTGTCGGTGTGGGAGCGGGAGCTCGGGCGGCTGAAGGTCCTCGTGAACGTCGGCGAGCTGGCCGAGGGGGAGGAGGAGTTCCCCGAGGACGAGGCCTATCCGGTGCACCAGTTCGCGGAGATCACCGAGTTCCTGCACGAGCAGTGGGCCGGTGGCGGGGAGCCGGACGCGTGGGTGGAGACCGCCGAGGGGCCCGCCGCCGGGCAGCCCGGCTACTGCCACCAGCGTGTCGCCGCCCTGCGCCGCCGGGGCCGCGGCTGCTGCGTGGTCGCGCCGATCGTGCTGCACGGCAGGGCCTGGGGCGAGCTGTACGTGGCCAGGCCGGCCGGTGAACCCGTCTTCGAGCGGGCCGACGCCGACTTCGCCACCGTCCTCGCCTCCGTCGTGGCCGCCGGCATCGCCCAGACCGAGCGGCTGGAGGAGGCCCGCCGCCTCGCGTACACCGACGCCCTCACCGGGCTCGCCAACCGCCGTGCCGTGGACGTCCGCCTGGAGCAGGCGATCGAGCGGCACCGCAGGGACGGAGCCGTCGTCAGTCTGGTCGTCTGCGATCTCAACGGGCTCAAGCGGGTCAACGACACCCACGGGCACGCCGTCGGCGACCGGCTCCTGGAGCGTTTCGGCTCGGTGCTGTCGCTGTGCGGGGCCATGCTGCCGGGGGCCCTGGCCGCCCGGCTCGGCGGGGACGAGTTCTGTCTGCTCGCCGTCGGGCCGCCCGCCGACCAGGTCGTGAAGGCGGCTGGCGAACTGTGCCGCCGGGCCGCCGAGTTGGAGCTCGGGGACGGTGTGGCCTGCGGTGTCGCGTCCACCGAGGATCCGATCGGGCCCGTGCGCTCCGCCCGCCGGCTGTTCCGGCTCGCCGATGCCGCCCAGTACCGGGCCAAGGCCGAGCGGGCGGCCCGGCCGGTGGTGGCCGGCCGGGCCGGGCCCGACGATCCCGTGGTGCGGCTCGCGGACGAGCCGTCCCAGGAGGCCGACGGCGAGCGGCGGCGGTTCCGCGGCCGGCACGCGCCCTGAAGCCGCCCGGGCGGTATGACGTATCGGTGTGACGTATCAGTAAGGGGTGAACCCCGCCCCCAGTGGTGACATCATCGAATTCACTGCGTACGCTCCTGAATATGGATATGCACACTGTGGTGGTGGGGACGTCCGGGGTGACCGCGTCCGACGTGCTCGCCGTGGCGCGCGCCGGTGCCCGGGTCGAGCTCTCCGAGGAGGCCGTGGCCGCCCTCGCCGCGGCCCGCGAGATCGTGGACGCGCTGGCGGCCAAGCCGGACCCCGTGTACGGCGTGAGCACCGGCTTCGGCGCCCTGGCGACCCGGCACATCAGCCCGGACCTGCGCGCGCAGCTCCAGCGCAACATCGTCCGCTCGCACGCCGCCGGGATGGGACCGCGGGTCGAGCGGGAGGTCGTCCGCGCCCTGATGTTCCTGCGGCTGAAGACCGTCTGCTCCGGGCACACCGGCGTCCGGCCCGAGGTCGCGCGGACCATGGCGGACCTCCTCAACGCCGGCATCACCCCGGTCGTGCACGAGTACGGCAGCCTCGGCTGCTCCGGCGACCTCGCGCCGCTGTCCCACTGCGCGCTGACGCTCATGGGCGAGGGGGACGCCGAGGGCCCCGACGGCACCGTGCGCCCGGCCGCCGAACTGCTCGCCGCGCACGGCATCCAGCCGG
This genomic stretch from Streptomyces sp. Go-475 harbors:
- a CDS encoding sensor domain-containing diguanylate cyclase; protein product: MGEDRRLAAVVALAQGMAAAHGSREAWRAAAAGACRALGGSFAALSVWERELGRLKVLVNVGELAEGEEEFPEDEAYPVHQFAEITEFLHEQWAGGGEPDAWVETAEGPAAGQPGYCHQRVAALRRRGRGCCVVAPIVLHGRAWGELYVARPAGEPVFERADADFATVLASVVAAGIAQTERLEEARRLAYTDALTGLANRRAVDVRLEQAIERHRRDGAVVSLVVCDLNGLKRVNDTHGHAVGDRLLERFGSVLSLCGAMLPGALAARLGGDEFCLLAVGPPADQVVKAAGELCRRAAELELGDGVACGVASTEDPIGPVRSARRLFRLADAAQYRAKAERAARPVVAGRAGPDDPVVRLADEPSQEADGERRRFRGRHAP
- a CDS encoding enoyl-CoA hydratase-related protein, with the translated sequence MSEERFGEFVLVRRHEQGHVAELVLDRPKAMNAVSTEMARCVAGACAALGEDRDVRVVVLTSTHERAFCVGADLKERNSFSDAELLRQRPVTRGAYTGVLELPVPTVAAVHGFALGGGFELALACDVIVADRTAVVGLPEVSVGVIPGGGGTQLLPRRVGAARAAELIFSARRVEAVEAGELGLVDQVVEAGRDREEALALAARIAGNSPVGLRAAKRALRLGQGLDLRAGLEVEDAAWRAVAFSGDRAEGVAAFNEKRRPEWPGE